A window of Calditerrivibrio sp. contains these coding sequences:
- the amrS gene encoding AmmeMemoRadiSam system radical SAM enzyme, whose product MKEASFYEKIDSNRVRCHLCPHRCTIPDGKSGACLIRRNIDGVLYQTSYAEVTSINIDPIEKKPLYHFYPGSKILSIGTNGCNLSCAFCQNWTISKNITFREKITSEALLSIAKENASIGIAYTYNEPTIWFEYVHDTAKLFRQAGLKNVIVSNGFINSEPLATLVDYLDAANIDLKAFSEEGYRKLGGGLKEVLYTIEYLYRHDVHLEITHLAVERYTSTETEFKEMCRWLSGIDRSIPLHISRYFPSYKLNLPPTDMEYLKELFNIAKGYLHYVYLGNVSANNDTFCPYCGMRLIGRNGYRISLFIEDNVCPSCKKSLPIYL is encoded by the coding sequence ATGAAAGAAGCTTCTTTTTATGAGAAGATAGATTCAAATAGGGTAAGATGTCATCTTTGCCCCCATCGTTGTACTATTCCAGATGGTAAGTCAGGTGCCTGTCTCATCAGAAGGAATATAGATGGTGTTTTATATCAGACATCCTATGCTGAGGTGACATCGATAAACATTGATCCCATAGAAAAAAAACCATTATACCATTTTTATCCTGGGTCCAAGATACTCTCTATAGGGACAAACGGTTGTAACCTTTCCTGCGCTTTTTGTCAAAACTGGACTATTTCTAAGAATATCACTTTTAGGGAAAAGATAACATCAGAGGCGTTGTTGTCGATTGCTAAGGAGAATGCTTCTATAGGGATTGCTTACACGTACAACGAACCAACAATCTGGTTCGAGTATGTACATGATACTGCTAAGCTGTTTAGACAAGCTGGATTAAAAAACGTTATAGTCTCAAATGGCTTTATCAACAGTGAGCCCCTTGCTACCCTTGTGGATTATCTGGATGCTGCCAATATCGATCTAAAGGCTTTCAGTGAAGAGGGGTACAGGAAGTTAGGGGGAGGGCTAAAAGAGGTACTTTATACCATTGAGTACCTTTATAGGCATGATGTTCATCTGGAGATTACCCATCTTGCCGTTGAGCGCTATACCAGTACCGAAACGGAGTTCAAAGAGATGTGTAGGTGGTTATCCGGGATAGATAGATCGATACCACTTCATATATCACGATATTTCCCCTCCTATAAACTCAATCTCCCACCAACCGATATGGAATACCTCAAAGAGCTTTTTAACATAGCTAAGGGTTATTTGCATTATGTCTATTTGGGGAATGTGTCAGCAAACAACGATACTTTTTGCCCCTATTGTGGTATGAGACTGATAGGTAGAAACGGTTATAGGATTAGTTTATTTATCGAAGATAACGTATGTCCATCGTGCAAAAAGTCTTTGCCTATTTATCTTTAG
- a CDS encoding polyprenyl synthetase family protein — MNINDVTALVRDKLEQLEVELKRNLDSDVNMVNEVAYYVFESGGKRLRPVFMFLTTGLGGYEGDRDVILSGVVEYIHTATLLHDDVIDGAKFRRGRPSANQIFGNDITVLCGDFLYSRAFVNLVKDGDARVQMILANAAKTMSEGEVFQLIKTAQFDLSFEEYEKIIYSKTAVLFSACCEIGALLCGLDEDYVKLMAEFGRIVGLSFQMSDDILDYLGDPEKTGKNPGTDLKEGKMTLPMFILRDLARDEELKRMKKIISSEPEEEDINYITDLMKRYNIKSKAEQFVDSYTKKAQEILRAFPQNVYRDALTFLSEYVLLRDR, encoded by the coding sequence ATGAATATAAACGATGTTACGGCTTTGGTTAGGGATAAGCTTGAGCAGCTTGAGGTGGAGCTTAAAAGGAATTTGGATTCAGATGTTAATATGGTCAATGAGGTTGCTTATTATGTCTTTGAAAGTGGAGGTAAGAGACTTAGACCAGTGTTTATGTTTTTGACTACCGGGTTGGGGGGGTACGAAGGGGACAGAGATGTTATCTTAAGTGGTGTTGTGGAGTATATACATACTGCCACTTTATTGCATGATGATGTTATTGATGGAGCCAAATTCAGAAGAGGTCGACCCAGCGCTAACCAGATCTTTGGTAACGATATCACCGTTTTGTGTGGGGACTTTTTGTATTCGAGGGCATTCGTCAATCTTGTGAAAGATGGTGATGCGAGGGTGCAGATGATTTTGGCCAATGCGGCTAAAACGATGAGCGAAGGGGAGGTATTTCAGCTTATTAAGACTGCCCAATTCGATCTGTCCTTTGAGGAATACGAAAAGATCATATATTCAAAAACAGCGGTGCTTTTTTCTGCATGTTGTGAAATAGGTGCCCTTTTATGTGGTTTGGATGAAGATTATGTCAAGCTTATGGCAGAGTTTGGGAGGATAGTAGGGCTTTCTTTTCAGATGAGTGATGATATATTGGATTACTTGGGAGATCCAGAAAAAACAGGTAAAAATCCTGGTACAGATCTAAAAGAGGGTAAAATGACACTACCTATGTTCATCTTGAGGGATCTGGCAAGGGATGAAGAACTTAAAAGGATGAAAAAGATCATATCTTCAGAACCTGAAGAGGAAGATATCAATTATATAACAGATTTGATGAAGAGGTATAATATAAAGTCCAAAGCTGAGCAATTTGTGGACAGTTACACCAAAAAGGCTCAGGAGATCCTAAGAGCTTTTCCTCAAAATGTTTATCGTGATGCTCTGACATTTTTATCGGAATATGTCCTACTGCGTGACAGATGA
- a CDS encoding RidA family protein, whose amino-acid sequence MEYIFTEKAPQAIGPYSQATKVGNMLFVSGQIPIDPKTNHIVTDGIEHLTSLVLENMLNIVRAAEFELTDIAKVTIYIKNMDDFSKINAVYEQFFGSHKPARAVVEVSRLPKDVPIEIECVAIKN is encoded by the coding sequence ATGGAATATATCTTTACAGAAAAAGCTCCCCAGGCCATAGGACCCTATTCGCAAGCTACTAAAGTTGGCAACATGCTTTTTGTATCAGGGCAGATCCCCATCGATCCTAAAACAAACCACATCGTTACCGACGGGATAGAGCACCTTACAAGTCTTGTGCTGGAAAATATGCTTAATATCGTGCGCGCTGCAGAATTCGAACTCACAGACATAGCAAAAGTAACCATATATATCAAAAATATGGATGATTTCTCCAAAATCAACGCTGTCTATGAACAGTTTTTTGGCTCCCATAAACCTGCCAGAGCCGTTGTGGAGGTTTCAAGACTACCTAAGGATGTCCCCATAGAGATAGAATGCGTTGCCATTAAAAATTAA
- a CDS encoding methylmalonyl-CoA carboxyltransferase yields MEELIKKLQQLNEQAELGGGIERIKKMHAQGKLTARERIEKLLDKGTFVELDKFVVHRCNYFGMEKNKILGDGVVTGYGKINGRTVFVFAQDFTVFGGSLSEMFAKKICKIMDLAMEVGAPVIGLNDSGGARIQEGVLSLAGYADIFLRNSLASGVIPQISAIMGPCAGGAVYSPALTDFIFMVKETSYMFITGPEVVKTVTSEDVTKEELGGAMTHNTKTGVAHFAAENDTDCLLKIRELLSYLPSNNMEDAPIVPTKDDPNRTDMSIRNIVPVDPNKPYDMKEIIIKVVDDGNFFEVQEHYAKNLIVGFGRLNGKTVGIVANQPSVMAGALDINSSIKGARFVRFCDAFNIPLLTFVDVPGFMPGVAQEYGGIIKHGAKLLYAYCEATVPKVTVITRKAYGGAYDVLSSKHVRGDINYAYPTAEIAVMGPDGAVQILFSKEVASAPDPVAKKKELVEQYRETFANPYRAAELGFIDEVILPEETRPKVIQAFELLANKRQSIPPKKHDNLPL; encoded by the coding sequence ATGGAAGAGTTGATAAAAAAGCTTCAGCAGTTAAATGAACAAGCTGAGCTCGGCGGTGGTATTGAAAGAATCAAAAAAATGCACGCCCAGGGTAAGCTCACCGCAAGGGAAAGGATCGAAAAACTCCTTGACAAAGGGACCTTTGTTGAACTTGACAAGTTTGTTGTACACAGGTGCAACTATTTTGGCATGGAGAAAAACAAGATTTTAGGGGATGGGGTTGTAACTGGCTATGGTAAAATAAATGGTAGAACAGTTTTTGTCTTTGCCCAAGACTTCACAGTCTTTGGTGGGTCATTGTCTGAAATGTTTGCTAAAAAGATATGCAAAATAATGGACCTTGCAATGGAGGTAGGTGCACCCGTCATAGGTCTAAACGACTCTGGTGGTGCAAGGATTCAGGAAGGTGTTTTATCCCTTGCAGGGTATGCCGATATATTTTTGAGAAACAGTTTGGCATCAGGCGTTATCCCCCAGATATCTGCCATCATGGGGCCATGCGCTGGTGGAGCTGTTTATTCCCCTGCTCTAACTGACTTTATCTTCATGGTAAAGGAAACCAGCTACATGTTTATCACAGGGCCTGAAGTTGTTAAGACGGTTACCAGTGAGGATGTTACCAAAGAGGAGCTCGGTGGTGCCATGACCCATAACACTAAGACGGGTGTTGCCCACTTTGCCGCTGAAAACGATACAGATTGTCTTTTAAAGATTCGAGAGCTATTAAGCTACCTACCATCAAACAATATGGAAGATGCTCCAATAGTACCCACAAAGGATGACCCCAACAGGACGGATATGTCCATTAGAAATATCGTTCCAGTAGATCCCAACAAGCCCTACGATATGAAAGAGATCATTATAAAAGTTGTGGACGATGGGAACTTCTTTGAAGTCCAAGAACACTACGCTAAAAACCTAATTGTAGGTTTTGGAAGGCTAAACGGTAAAACCGTAGGTATAGTTGCAAATCAACCTTCTGTTATGGCGGGAGCCCTTGATATAAACTCATCCATTAAAGGTGCAAGGTTTGTTAGGTTCTGCGATGCCTTTAATATACCATTACTCACATTCGTTGACGTTCCTGGATTTATGCCAGGCGTTGCTCAGGAGTACGGTGGTATCATAAAACATGGTGCAAAGCTGCTTTATGCTTACTGCGAAGCCACAGTACCAAAGGTTACAGTTATCACCAGAAAGGCTTATGGTGGTGCTTACGACGTTTTAAGCTCCAAACATGTTAGGGGTGATATAAACTATGCCTACCCAACAGCAGAGATTGCAGTTATGGGGCCAGATGGTGCTGTTCAGATCCTTTTCAGCAAAGAGGTTGCCTCCGCTCCAGACCCAGTAGCTAAAAAGAAAGAGCTCGTAGAGCAATACAGAGAGACCTTTGCAAACCCATACAGAGCAGCTGAATTGGGCTTTATAGATGAGGTGATTCTCCCAGAGGAAACAAGGCCAAAAGTAATTCAGGCATTTGAGCTTCTTGCTAACAAAAGACAGTCTATCCCACCCAAGAAGCATGATAACTTGCCACTTTAA
- the accC gene encoding acetyl-CoA carboxylase biotin carboxylase subunit: MPEIKKVLVANRGEIAIRIFRTCRKMGIKTVAIYTHVDRKAPHVRYADEAYCITDGPGDTSYLKKDRIVAIAKKVGAAIHPGYGFYAENGDFRRLCDAEGVIFIGPSAEHIDMMGSKTGARAVMAEAGVPTVPGTKNPIRDVEEAKKIAREIGYPIMLKAVYGGGGKGMRLVHKEEDFDSAFRMASSEALNAFGNGDVYMEKFIVQPHHVEVQVLGDMHGNAIHLFDRECSIQRRHQKVIEEAPSPFISQETREKMCKVAAEAIKKIGYFSAGTLEFIVGADQNFYFLEMNTRLQVEHPITEMITGVDIVREMILVAEGKPLSYKQEDISIHGHAIECRIYAEDPTNNFAPSPGLLTVYQTPEGPNVRVESGAYQGYEIPLYYDPMIAKVCANSKTREGAIENMKRILSEYMISGIKTSIPFHMSVLKNETFLSGNYDTGFIDNKFDMEELKRREHLDPTVSVIVASIKQLLSEKLAASRAVTRPDVGQSDWKRFGRMINLSKTV, from the coding sequence ATGCCTGAGATAAAAAAAGTACTGGTAGCAAACAGAGGCGAAATAGCCATAAGAATCTTCAGAACCTGCAGAAAAATGGGTATAAAGACAGTAGCCATCTATACCCATGTTGATAGAAAAGCACCCCACGTTAGGTATGCCGATGAGGCATACTGTATTACCGATGGCCCGGGAGATACAAGCTATCTTAAAAAAGATAGGATTGTGGCTATCGCAAAAAAGGTTGGTGCCGCAATCCATCCCGGCTACGGTTTTTATGCTGAAAATGGTGACTTTAGAAGACTCTGCGACGCAGAGGGTGTCATCTTTATCGGACCATCTGCTGAGCATATAGATATGATGGGTAGTAAAACAGGCGCAAGAGCCGTAATGGCTGAAGCTGGTGTTCCCACCGTACCAGGGACAAAGAACCCTATAAGGGATGTGGAAGAGGCCAAAAAGATCGCCAGAGAGATAGGATACCCCATAATGCTCAAAGCTGTTTACGGTGGTGGTGGAAAAGGGATGAGGCTTGTCCATAAAGAGGAGGATTTTGACTCCGCTTTTAGGATGGCAAGTAGCGAAGCCCTAAACGCCTTCGGTAATGGCGACGTTTATATGGAAAAGTTTATCGTCCAGCCCCATCATGTGGAGGTGCAGGTTTTGGGCGATATGCACGGCAACGCCATACACCTTTTTGATAGGGAATGTTCCATCCAGAGGAGGCATCAAAAGGTAATCGAAGAAGCACCATCCCCATTCATCTCCCAGGAGACAAGGGAAAAGATGTGTAAAGTGGCTGCAGAGGCTATCAAGAAGATAGGATACTTCAGTGCTGGTACTCTGGAATTTATAGTCGGCGCTGATCAAAACTTCTATTTCCTAGAAATGAACACAAGGCTTCAGGTGGAGCATCCTATCACCGAGATGATCACAGGTGTAGATATAGTAAGGGAGATGATCCTTGTAGCTGAAGGTAAACCTTTAAGCTACAAACAGGAGGATATCTCCATACATGGTCACGCTATAGAGTGCAGGATCTACGCAGAAGATCCCACAAACAATTTTGCACCATCACCCGGGCTACTTACCGTTTATCAAACACCAGAAGGTCCCAATGTAAGGGTGGAAAGTGGTGCCTATCAAGGGTATGAAATCCCTCTTTATTACGACCCGATGATAGCAAAAGTGTGTGCTAACAGCAAGACAAGGGAAGGCGCCATCGAGAATATGAAGCGTATACTTTCTGAATACATGATTTCTGGTATAAAGACTTCTATCCCATTCCACATGAGTGTTTTAAAGAATGAAACATTTTTAAGTGGGAACTACGATACTGGCTTTATAGACAATAAATTTGACATGGAAGAGTTGAAAAGAAGAGAGCATTTGGATCCTACCGTTTCTGTGATAGTGGCAAGTATAAAACAGTTATTATCAGAGAAGCTTGCCGCCTCCCGTGCCGTTACCAGACCTGATGTCGGTCAATCAGACTGGAAACGTTTTGGTAGAATGATAAATCTTAGCAAGACTGTCTAA
- a CDS encoding acetyl-CoA carboxylase biotin carboxyl carrier protein subunit, with protein sequence MAVKRQYFATVEGFEGEFEVNLTENAPADYTVSVNGKEYRVDFEQINETIYSVIINGQSYAVDMTTKGDKYDIIVNGDHFNVEVLDEMKRLMKMRTSSTVEGRQVIEAPMPGYIWKMLKEVGDEVKAGEPIMILVAMKMENEIKSPKDGVIQEIFVKASENPQESTVNIGDKLAVVE encoded by the coding sequence ATGGCTGTTAAGAGACAATATTTTGCAACAGTAGAAGGCTTTGAAGGGGAATTTGAGGTAAACCTGACAGAAAACGCCCCCGCCGACTACACAGTTTCCGTAAATGGTAAGGAGTACAGAGTTGATTTCGAACAGATCAACGAAACGATTTACTCTGTAATAATCAATGGTCAGTCATACGCCGTCGATATGACCACAAAAGGGGATAAATACGATATTATCGTCAATGGTGACCACTTCAACGTAGAAGTTTTAGATGAGATGAAGAGACTTATGAAGATGAGGACATCCTCCACCGTAGAAGGGCGTCAGGTAATCGAAGCCCCAATGCCCGGATACATCTGGAAAATGCTAAAGGAAGTGGGGGATGAGGTCAAAGCTGGTGAACCTATAATGATACTCGTGGCCATGAAGATGGAAAATGAGATCAAGTCACCAAAGGATGGCGTAATTCAGGAGATCTTTGTCAAAGCAAGCGAAAACCCACAGGAAAGTACCGTCAACATCGGTGACAAACTGGCTGTTGTAGAATAA
- the scpA gene encoding methylmalonyl-CoA mutase codes for MAEFKKYTYKEWEEKAKKEIKSDALDRLMWHTPEGFTVKPLYTLEDLNTVSHDINSFPGLPPFTRGPMATMYAGKPWTVRQYAGFSTAEESNAFYKRNLAAGQQGLSVAFDLATHRGYDSDHPRVIGDVGKAGVAIDSVEDMKILFDGIPLDKVSVSMTMNGAVIPIMAFFIVAAEEQGVSQDKLSGTIQNDILKEFMVRNTYIYPPEPSMRIIADIIEYTSKYMPKFNSISISGYHIQEAGANSALELAFTLADGLEYVRAALSRGLDIDAFAPRLSFFFAIGMNFFMEIAKLRAARTLWAKLMSQFNPKDPRSMALRTHCQTSGWSLTAQDPYNNVIRTTIEALAAVLGGTQSLHTNALDEAIALPTDFSARIARNTQLIIQEESNICNVIDPLGGSYYVEALTDALIKEAEKIIAEVEALGGMTKAIESGMPKLKIEESAAKKQARIDSGLDVIVGVNKYKLEKEEPIDVLVIDNTTVRNKQIQRLNEIKAKRDNKAVKEALEKVTEAARSNEKNLLEFAVQAARLRATLGEISDAMEAVFGRYKAEIRLQTGIYGNAYGDKGMIEEVRTLVKQFEEEEGRRPRILVVKMGQDGHDRGVKVVATALADMGFDVDVGPLFQTPEEAAKMAIENDVHAVGVSTLAAGHNTLVPALVEELKKLDGDDIVVFVGGVIPPQDYEFLYKAGASAVFGPGTNIVESAKVILECIKNKKK; via the coding sequence ATGGCAGAATTCAAGAAATATACCTACAAAGAATGGGAAGAAAAAGCAAAAAAAGAGATAAAAAGTGACGCCTTAGATAGATTGATGTGGCATACACCCGAAGGCTTTACAGTAAAACCCCTCTACACTCTGGAAGATCTCAACACAGTTTCCCATGACATAAATAGCTTTCCAGGCTTACCCCCTTTTACGAGGGGACCTATGGCCACAATGTACGCTGGTAAACCCTGGACAGTACGCCAATACGCTGGGTTCTCTACGGCTGAAGAGTCCAACGCTTTTTATAAAAGAAATCTAGCTGCTGGGCAACAGGGGCTATCTGTAGCCTTTGATCTTGCTACCCACAGAGGTTATGATTCCGATCATCCACGGGTCATAGGTGACGTGGGTAAGGCGGGTGTTGCGATAGACTCTGTAGAGGACATGAAAATCCTTTTCGACGGGATACCTCTGGATAAGGTATCTGTTTCTATGACGATGAACGGAGCCGTTATCCCAATAATGGCTTTCTTCATAGTTGCCGCAGAAGAGCAGGGGGTATCACAGGATAAGCTTTCTGGTACCATCCAAAACGACATCCTAAAAGAGTTCATGGTAAGAAATACATACATCTATCCCCCAGAGCCATCTATGAGGATCATTGCCGATATCATCGAATATACCAGCAAATATATGCCAAAATTTAACTCTATAAGTATTAGCGGCTATCATATTCAAGAAGCAGGAGCAAATAGCGCCCTTGAACTTGCTTTTACACTGGCAGATGGGCTTGAATACGTAAGAGCTGCCCTATCGAGGGGTTTGGATATTGACGCTTTTGCGCCAAGATTATCCTTTTTCTTTGCTATAGGTATGAATTTCTTTATGGAAATAGCAAAACTTAGAGCAGCACGAACACTCTGGGCAAAACTGATGAGTCAGTTTAACCCAAAGGATCCAAGATCGATGGCACTTAGAACCCATTGCCAGACCTCTGGTTGGAGCCTAACGGCACAGGACCCATACAACAACGTAATAAGAACAACGATAGAAGCCTTAGCTGCAGTATTAGGCGGAACCCAGTCGCTACACACAAACGCTTTGGATGAAGCCATCGCACTACCTACAGATTTTTCAGCTCGCATTGCCCGCAATACACAACTTATCATCCAGGAGGAGAGCAACATCTGTAACGTAATCGACCCTCTTGGGGGTTCCTATTACGTAGAAGCCCTCACCGACGCCTTGATAAAAGAGGCTGAAAAGATAATCGCAGAGGTAGAAGCCTTAGGCGGTATGACAAAAGCGATAGAATCGGGTATGCCAAAACTAAAGATAGAGGAATCTGCAGCTAAAAAGCAAGCAAGAATTGATAGTGGGCTTGATGTCATCGTTGGTGTAAATAAATACAAACTGGAAAAAGAGGAGCCCATAGATGTCCTTGTTATAGACAATACCACAGTGAGAAACAAACAGATCCAGAGGCTAAATGAGATAAAAGCCAAAAGGGATAACAAGGCTGTAAAAGAAGCCCTCGAAAAGGTAACAGAAGCCGCCAGATCTAACGAGAAAAACCTTTTAGAATTTGCTGTCCAGGCAGCACGACTAAGAGCTACTCTTGGAGAGATTTCAGACGCTATGGAAGCTGTGTTTGGCAGATATAAAGCCGAGATAAGGCTGCAAACTGGTATCTATGGTAATGCTTACGGAGATAAAGGAATGATTGAAGAGGTAAGAACACTTGTTAAACAGTTTGAAGAGGAAGAGGGTAGAAGGCCACGTATCTTAGTGGTAAAGATGGGTCAGGATGGTCACGATAGGGGTGTAAAGGTTGTGGCTACTGCTTTGGCTGATATGGGGTTTGATGTGGATGTGGGGCCTCTTTTCCAAACACCAGAGGAAGCAGCTAAAATGGCTATAGAAAATGACGTCCATGCTGTAGGTGTTTCCACATTAGCGGCAGGCCACAATACTCTTGTGCCTGCATTGGTGGAAGAGCTCAAAAAATTGGATGGGGATGATATAGTTGTCTTTGTAGGTGGGGTAATCCCTCCTCAGGATTACGAGTTTTTATATAAAGCAGGAGCAAGTGCTGTTTTCGGACCAGGTACCAATATTGTAGAATCAGCAAAGGTTATCTTAGAATGTATAAAAAATAAAAAGAAATGA
- the meaB gene encoding methylmalonyl Co-A mutase-associated GTPase MeaB produces the protein MKIDQLYQGVLSGNRRHLAKAITLIESKKNTDKVLASELLSHLMPYTGNSIRVGISGVPGAGKSTFIETFGKFLINKGYKVAVLAVDPSSQISGGSILGDKTRMEELSKEENAFIRPSPSGDSLGGVARKTREAMLLCEAAGYNFIIIETVGVGQSEVTVSNMVDIFTLIQVPNTGDELQGMKRGIMEIADIILINKSEGDNRQKAELAKKQIEFALHLTLEQNPLWKTPVILVSALTSEGVDEFWSMIIKYKDIMTRSGQFEKKRGEQNVSWMWSYIMDNLKDSLTSNQKVKQLITEINDKVKKGAMNPTKAGEEILSCYFSSFN, from the coding sequence ATGAAAATAGATCAACTATACCAAGGGGTGCTTTCTGGAAACAGAAGGCACCTTGCTAAAGCAATCACTTTAATAGAGAGCAAAAAGAATACCGACAAGGTGTTAGCCTCCGAGCTCCTATCCCACCTTATGCCTTACACTGGTAACTCCATTAGGGTTGGTATCAGTGGCGTACCCGGCGCTGGGAAAAGCACCTTTATAGAAACTTTTGGAAAGTTTCTCATAAACAAAGGGTATAAAGTGGCGGTACTTGCGGTGGATCCTTCATCCCAGATATCCGGTGGTAGTATTTTGGGAGACAAAACGAGAATGGAGGAGCTCTCCAAAGAGGAAAATGCCTTCATACGCCCATCACCATCAGGGGATTCCTTAGGTGGTGTAGCGAGAAAAACAAGGGAAGCAATGCTACTATGTGAGGCAGCAGGATACAACTTTATTATAATAGAAACAGTGGGTGTTGGTCAATCTGAGGTAACCGTATCAAATATGGTGGATATCTTCACCCTTATCCAGGTACCCAACACAGGTGATGAGCTTCAGGGGATGAAGCGGGGTATCATGGAGATAGCCGATATCATACTCATAAACAAATCTGAAGGGGATAACAGGCAAAAAGCAGAGTTAGCAAAAAAACAGATAGAATTTGCCCTTCACCTGACATTAGAACAAAACCCCCTGTGGAAAACACCAGTAATACTGGTAAGTGCACTAACTTCCGAAGGTGTGGACGAATTTTGGAGTATGATAATAAAATATAAAGATATAATGACCCGTTCTGGGCAGTTTGAAAAGAAGAGAGGGGAACAAAATGTATCCTGGATGTGGTCTTATATCATGGATAACCTCAAAGATAGCCTTACCTCAAACCAGAAGGTGAAACAACTCATCACAGAAATAAACGATAAAGTGAAGAAAGGGGCAATGAACCCAACAAAAGCTGGTGAAGAGATCCTCAGCTGCTATTTTAGTTCATTTAATTGA